In Phacochoerus africanus isolate WHEZ1 chromosome 1, ROS_Pafr_v1, whole genome shotgun sequence, the following are encoded in one genomic region:
- the LOC125133671 gene encoding calmodulin-1-like yields the protein MSKRVRVEQAEWLCDPILETSSTCSMADQLTEEQIAEFKEAFSLFDKDGDGTITTKELVTVLRSLGQNLTEAELQDMIHEVDVDSNGATDFLEFLTMMARKMKDTDSEEEIREAFHVFEKDDNSYISAAELHHVMTNLGEKLTDEEVDEMIKEADSDGDGQVDHEELVKMMTAKLRHCTEC from the coding sequence ATGTCTAAACGAGTTCGAGTGGAGCAAGCTGAGTGGTTGTGTGATCCCATCCTGGAGACTAGTAGCACTTGCAGCATGGCTGACCAACTGACTGAAGAGCAGATCGCAGAATTCAAAGAAGCTTTTTCACTATTTGACAAGGATGGTGATGGAACTATAACAACAAAGGAATTGGTAACTGTACTGAGGTCTCTTGGGCAGAATCTCACAGAAGCAGAGTTACAGGACATGATTCATGAAGTAGATGTTGATAGTAATGGCGCAACTGACTTCCTGGAATTTCTAACAATGAtggcaagaaaaatgaaagacacaGACAGTGAagaagaaattagagaagcatTCCATGTGTTTGAAAAGGATGACAATAGCTATATTAGTGCAGCAGAGCTTCACCATGTGATGACAAACCTTGGAGAGAAGTTAACAGATGAAGAGGTTGATGAAATGATCAAGGAAGCAGATAGTGATGGTGATGGTCAAGTAGACCATGAAGAGCTTGTAAAAATGATGACAGCAAAATTAAGACATTGTACAGAATGTTAG